In the genome of Myripristis murdjan chromosome 21, fMyrMur1.1, whole genome shotgun sequence, the window GTCTGTTTGTGTAGAAACTTTTTGTGATGCAGGGTTCCTCTGGTGGTGGCTCGCAGGGATCCTCAGCAGCTGACGGAGCTCCTGTGTTTCTTCTGCAGGTTCAAGATGCGGCGCATGAAGGCCAACGCCCGGGAGCGGAACCGGATGCACGGGCTGAACGATGCACTGGAGAGCCTGAGGAAGGTAGTTCCCTGCTACTCCAAGACCCAGAAGCTGTCCAAGATTGAGACGCTGCGCCTAGCCAAGAACTACATCTGGGCCCTGAGCGAGATCCTGCGTTCCGGCAAGGCTCCCGACCTCATGAGCTTCGTGCAGGCGCTGTGCAAAGGTCCGAGTGCCGCTCACACCACTCTGTACTGATACCATGGTGTTACTGCATATAACTCTACATTACTATTAATATCATGGTATTAATGCATATAACCCTATATAACTATTAATATCATCTTATTACTGCTATATAACTATTAATATCATGTTATTTCTGCATATAACTCTACATAACTATTAATATCATGTTATTACTGTTTGTCACACTATAAAATGGCACTCTGCAAGGGTATTAATGTAAAGTTACTTATGTAAAGATTGATGTAAAGTTAATCATATAGAATTCATTGGTAAAGGAGTAATGCAAAGTTAATAATGTAAAGTTAGTAATATAAAATGAGGTTGTAAAGTTGTAATGCAAAGTTAATAGTGTAATTTAGTAACAAAATTAAGTTGCAAAGCAGTAATGTAAAGTTAATAATGTAAAGTTAGTAATATAAAATTAAGTTGTAATGTTGTAATTCAAAGTTAATAATGTAAAGTTAGTAACATAAAATTAAGTTGTAAAGTAGTCATGTAAAGTTAATAATGTAAAGTTTGTAATATAAATTAAGTTGTTAAGTCGTAAGGTAAAGTTAATAATGTAAAGGTAATGATCTAAGTTATTGATGTAAAAGTAATATTGTAACGGTAATAATGTAAAGTTAGTAATGTAAAGTTATTAATAGAAAATTAATTTGTAAAATAGTAATGTAAAGTTAATGTAAGTTATTGATGTAAAGGTAAAAATGTGAAGTTACTGATGTAAAGTTACTGATGTATAactttgtttctctgcagcTGATGTCACGTTATGGTTTTATCAGTTGTTAGAAGAAActtctgtgttttatattttatacacacaacaaataatactaataatgggTCATACAGTTTTGTAATCAATAATTAGCCTGATCCATGATCTGGGCTGATACGTTTGACTCAAAGTGAAGCAGCAGCGAGCCCAGTAAACATTAAACACTCCAAGACTGACAGCAAAACTAAGCTGATCAATAGTCAAAGGTATTGATTGCTGCTGACAACTATTGATACAAATGGACAGGCATCAATAGCTATTGATGGGTACTGAAAGGTATTGATAGGTTTTGATGGAAAGTGATAGGTACTGATGAGTGTTGAGGTATAGACAGGTACTGATACATGTTGGTGCATATTGATAGGTATTGATAGCTTTTTGTGGATATTGATAGGTGTTGATAGGTATTGATATGTACCGATAGGTATTGATGACTATTCACGGAAACTGATGGGTATTGACGGCCACTTGTGGACATAGATGGGTATTGATTGGTACTGATTGGTACTGATGGCTTTGTATTGATCCCTCAGGTCTGTCCCAGCCCACCACCAACCTGGTGGCCGGCTGCCTGCAGCTGAACCCTCGGACCTTCCTGCCGGAGCAGACCCCTGAGCTGCCGCCCCACCTGCCCCAGGCCGGCGCCGCCTTCCCCGGACACTTCTCCTACCAGAGCCCCGGGCTGACGGCTGGCCTCCCCAGCCCACCGTACGGCAGCATGGAGCCCTCCCACATCTTCCaccaggtcaaaggtcagcccTACGGCCCGCTGGAGCCCTTCTTCGATGGTGTGCTGGTGTCAGACGGCCCCGCCTTCGACCCCCCGCTCAGCCCGCCGCTCAGCGTCAACGGGAACTTCTCGTCCTTCAAACACGAACCGGTCGCCCCCGCCGACTTTGACAAGAGCTTCTCCTTCAGCATGCACTACGGcggaggggcgggggggcacGCCGCCCTCTATGGCGGGGGGTCCAACCCGCGGTGCGGTGAGCTGCAGATGGACGGGCTGATGGGCTTTGACGGACACTCGCACCACGAGAGGCTGATGAACGCCCAGCTCAACGCCATCTTCCATGActcctgaggaagaggaggaggaggaggaaggactGAGAgactgaggatgatgatggaggagagacaaacaggcagacagacggctGTTGCTCTCTGCAGAGCCTCATACAGACAGAGTTCATCTGGCTTGCTTCGTAACGTCACCATGGTAACCTGTGCAGTTACTGTAGCAACGGACACCGGGTGCGAAAGCCCATATGGATCTATAGCACCGCTAGTTGTTATAGCAACAGCCGTGACACTGGGGGCTCTGGAGCCAACATGGCCATCATCACCAAACTCTGTCTGTGTATGGCTCTGTGTCACTTCCTGGTTTGGTGATGTCATACTGATGATGTAATAATCTTCTTTCTAGCGCTTCGTTCTGCAGGAGATGCTCTCTGAATGTCTCGttattattcatattatcaCAGAGAAATAATCAATAAGCAATAATCTGGATTAAACTATGCAATTTTGAAACCCTTGAGTAATACTTGGCCAATAATTACAAATGCAAATTAATAAAGATTTCTATATTTTTCAATCAGTATCTTCTACAGCGTCGGACTGATGTCTTCATGTTGTGGtggcttttatttcatttgtttttcatttgtttttcttttgttttccttttgtttttataaagttCTTGTAGCTCCATTCATATTTCATGTGATTTATGTTCATATTTTATAAGATAGATGTTTATATTAAGGCCTTTTATTAAAAGGAATCCACTCTGATCGATCTGAGGTCTCGTATTGATCTGCACTTCAACACCAGACATCACAAATCAGTTCAGATCTGTTCAGCTCGAtgataaaagacagaaaaacatcacaggacagaaagaaaaaccatgtaaaatgataaatacaacataaacaacacGTAAATAATGATTATAGTTCACAGATATAATATTATACATTGATAGATATTCAATCTGTCTCAGTTCAGAGGACTGAAGGACAAAACCAGgattttcctcttctctctgtgtgtgtgcgtgcacgtgtgtgtgtgtgtgtgtgtgtgtgtgtgtgtgtgcgtgtgtgagagggagagagtggggcACAGATGTTCGTTCTGCAGGCGAGATTTTAATTTATGAAAATGATCTCGTTTATGCATGAGCACTCCCCATATCACCCCATACActtctgtcctgctgtgtgtgtgtgtgtgtgtgtgtgtgtgtgtgcgtgtgtgtgtatgtgtgtgtgtgtgtgtgtgtgtgtgtgtgtgtgtgtgtgtgtgtgtgtcaacagggACAATATGGTGGCCATATCCCACCATTTAATATCCCTGTTAACGTGGAATAATAATGAGAGACTCCAGATAACATTATAACATCAGACAcattataataaaacataagaaacacAACATTACAGTCAAGTATAAGAATCCATacgttacattacattaatatacaaatacaaatttaaatcTTTGGCTTCGCAATTCAAAAGTACACAGGAAgacataaaagacataaaagacACAGAACAATCTACACACAACAGAACAAACCTCCATGAAatcctaaaatacaaaaactgctTCTTAATgcgaaaaaagaagaaaaaaaaagataaagaaccAGAAGAACTGAAAACCAGAGGATCACAGCACTctcacagaaaaacactggttctCAAATGGTTCTTGAAAATGTCCTGTGGTTCTACAGgaaaccatcagcagctgaagaacctctttatttaggtgctggttctccacacactctgtggttctttaaagtcataaaggttcttcatgtttaatggagttatttggtggcggcagcagctaataattcttttccttgtggattaatgtgcagactctttttaatctgcacatttttaatagctcatCTGgcacccagtgaaggaacaaggaacgtggagaaccggccaacaacatgttggcacacaatcatctgatttaaaacactcacacaagcttttattctgaaaaagtaCCAAAggaccatttaaaaaaaggttcCGTACTGAAAACAGTGATTTAAAGAACCTATTTTTGCTTGTTCTGTCAAGAACAATCCATACAAATGGCTCTCTAAAGAACCTCTTGCTAaaaagttctttgtggaaccaaaaatggctGTTCTTTGGCATCACTCCAAAAGGTCTTGTTATTAGGATTTTTATTCTCACTcttggtgcagcagcagcagcagcagcagcagcagtggtagtagtagtagtactgatCACAGTACTACAGCGGTGGCAGTACTAATATTGTCACCTGTCTGTGGGTTTGAGTCAgtttcagtgtgtatgtgtgcgtgtgtgcgtgtgtgtgtgtgtgtgtgtgtttgccagatAATACTGACTAATACAGCTTAAACACAGCCATCTgtcatgagcacacacactcacacacacacacacacacacacacacacacacacacacacacacacacacacacacacacacacacacacagtgctagTTGCTGACAGGTTATgttggttaccatggagacgcAGAAGCCACATGATATGATCGATACTGTTTGATCAGAGCTTGTTGACATGAGAAGGAGGATGCGGGCGGAccaacctggcaaccctgcACCTGCCGGTCAGCCTGCTGCTCTGAGAGccgcaaaacaacaacaacaacaacaacaacaacaacaacaacaacactccgCCAACAAAGAAGCTGATCGATCATGATTGATCTGAACACAGATCCTGATCGATTCAAACTGATCTCATTCAAAGTTCAACTGATAAAAGCTCCGAGGTTCTGTGCTGTGTGCGCGCTCCCGCCGGGAGGTTAAACCCCGCGGGGCCGCGCGCGCCCGTCCCGAGGACCGCGAGCGCCCCGGGTTAAGCCAATCCGTCTCCATAGCGACCAGACACCGGAAATACAGCCGGCCGGCGGAGCCTCGGCACCGCGAGCTCCAAACTGATCGATTTCTTGTAAGGATGCTGCCGTCCGGAGcagtggaagaggaagaagaagaggcgcAAGGGCCAAGAAAACACacgaagaagaaaaagaagaaggacaGAGCGACGGCagcgaagaagaagaaacagaagaagaaggaggaggaggaggaggaagaggaggaggaagatcatcatcaacaacaacaacaacaggagcaggaggagcacgaggaggaggaggaggaggagaggtcaGTCATGTTCCAACTGCTTCTcacataattataataatctAACATGCAGCACGTCGACTTTCACGTCTCACACTGAAGCAGCGGCGCGTCGCTCAGGTGAGGCCCACCTGCACCTGCTGCCGCGTGTCCGCTCTCACATCACTCTGATCctgagccacagagccacagaaccacagagacactgaaccacagaaccacagaaccACAGAGCCGCAGAGCCACAGAACCACAGAGCCACAGCGCGTAGAAAAGATCCGCTTCAGTTTAGACACGTTCCCCTGCAGTCCAGCAGCTCATGTCTGGGAGCTTTGGAtgtaaaattaaacaaacaaacaaacaaacaaacaaagggagTAATTTCGGGAGAAATGAGAGTGAGTGGGTAAAGTTGAGCTGATctgcagcctcagcctcagtgtTATTAAAGGTGCAGTCCGTAAACGCAGTGAGGACGTGCAGGCTGTCGTCATGGTGATGGAGGCGTTGTGTGAGGAGAAAccaggcctctgattggtcagtcagtGGACGTGTGTGTTCGTCCATGAGTTTGGTCAGTGTGTTCTGGGATGTTCGTAGGCCTGTGATGCCggtggtgtgtgtgactgacatcAGCCTGCCTGGTCACACCTGAGTACCTTTAAATGACAATGACATTGATTATAGGAAATTGTGGAAAATTATATACTTATATATGTCatattattattaggctatgattattttattgttataattattatagaTTTGCCCACGCCGGTTCTGCCCAATTCTGTTTCTATGTTATAACtacaaatacaaatgtaattCACCTTTGGCATATGCTTTCATCCAAAGAAACATACattactcagtgtgtgtgtgtgtgtgtgtgtgtgtgtgtgtgtgtgtgtgtgtgtgtgtgttggaagggGGTGTTAATATTTCAATATAAATGGATCAGCTGTTGTTTATTTCCAGACATGATTCTTTACCCACCTCAGTTGAGTTTACATGGCCCTCATcatcgtatgtgtgtgtgtgtgtgtgtgtgtgtgtatgtgtgtgtgtgtgtgcagcgtggACCCGGACCTGGTCTTGCTGCGTGGGATCTTCAAACTGAAGAAGAAGAGTCACGACGTGCTGCTGACCCGGACCAGGCTGACCTGGACCCCCATCGTCCCCGAGACCCCGACAGGTCGGTTACCGCGGTGACGCCGTGGCGATGAGTTACCATGGCGAAACCGTGTCAGTTTTCTTGTTCAGGCGTTCAGcgtgtcagagagacagacagagagagagagagtgagacagtcTGCAGGGGCAGCTGGTGCTGTAATGGAGAAGACCACCTGAAACACACGacatctggacacacacacacacacacgcacacgcacgcagacacacacacacacacacacacacacacacacacacacacacacacacacacacagttctttcCCTTAAACATCACTCTGCTCACTCTGCAGCCTCAccgtctctctccatctcttctgtTCATGgtcatcctctgtgtgtgtgtgtgtgt includes:
- the neurod1 gene encoding neurogenic differentiation factor 1, with amino-acid sequence MTRSLMEEQASLESEEEQELRGSAEEMEPSAGGRGGGEEGLHRLEDDDEEEEEEDEEEEEEDGESKPKRRGPKKKKMTKARLQRFKMRRMKANARERNRMHGLNDALESLRKVVPCYSKTQKLSKIETLRLAKNYIWALSEILRSGKAPDLMSFVQALCKGLSQPTTNLVAGCLQLNPRTFLPEQTPELPPHLPQAGAAFPGHFSYQSPGLTAGLPSPPYGSMEPSHIFHQVKGQPYGPLEPFFDGVLVSDGPAFDPPLSPPLSVNGNFSSFKHEPVAPADFDKSFSFSMHYGGGAGGHAALYGGGSNPRCGELQMDGLMGFDGHSHHERLMNAQLNAIFHDS